The proteins below are encoded in one region of Aquisphaera giovannonii:
- a CDS encoding class II glutamine amidotransferase has product MCRIVAYLGPPLTLSRLLHDAPHGLTDQSRNARLMHDSSVAGDGWGVGWFGPDEGAGPGLLKSILPLWSDENGKTMPHAIASGSIVGHVRYAAPNVETCFTNTPLFVMDGLLWTVNGAIEPWPGPISRALRGLLDSDHEADLRGSTDGEMLGALWRTNFRRAGGSDAAGAIRATLRQARDVVREHRGTIMINLLLVGRGRGVAVRYAESGEPNTLFTCKGEGRWQGGTLVASEPLDDEPGWDEVGPQGLVRFDGSGVEVEPLGLDEIEADSEVRAQAGSANGHGARASGS; this is encoded by the coding sequence ATGTGCAGAATCGTCGCCTACCTCGGCCCGCCGCTGACGCTCTCCCGGCTGCTCCACGACGCCCCCCACGGGCTCACGGACCAGAGCCGCAACGCCCGGCTCATGCACGACTCCTCCGTCGCCGGAGACGGCTGGGGCGTCGGCTGGTTCGGCCCCGACGAGGGGGCCGGGCCGGGGCTGCTGAAGAGCATCCTGCCTCTGTGGTCGGACGAGAACGGCAAGACCATGCCTCACGCGATCGCGTCGGGCTCGATCGTGGGGCACGTCCGCTACGCCGCGCCGAACGTCGAGACCTGCTTCACCAACACGCCGCTGTTCGTGATGGACGGGCTCCTCTGGACGGTCAACGGGGCGATCGAGCCGTGGCCGGGCCCGATCTCCCGGGCCCTCCGCGGGCTGCTGGACTCCGACCACGAGGCGGACCTGCGTGGCTCGACCGACGGGGAAATGCTCGGCGCCCTCTGGCGGACGAACTTCCGGCGCGCGGGCGGGAGCGATGCCGCCGGCGCGATCCGGGCGACGCTCCGCCAGGCGCGGGACGTCGTCCGCGAGCATCGCGGCACAATCATGATCAACCTCCTCCTCGTGGGCCGCGGGCGCGGCGTCGCCGTGCGGTACGCCGAGTCGGGCGAGCCCAACACGCTATTCACCTGCAAGGGTGAGGGCCGCTGGCAAGGCGGGACGCTGGTCGCCTCCGAGCCCCTGGACGACGAGCCCGGCTGGGACGAGGTGGGCCCCCAGGGCCTCGTCCGGTTCGACGGCTCGGGCGTCGAGGTCGAGCCCCTCGGGCTGGATGAGATCGAGGCCGATAGCGAGGTCCGCGCTCAAGCGGGGTCGGCCAACGGCCACGGAGCCCGGGCCTCCGGCTCGTGA
- a CDS encoding M2 family metallopeptidase yields MTQAEGRGVDRREFLRAGMAAAAAVAASPGAAMAARPPIQEVAEAILEEYVRDVLPLMVASNEASWAASTDVSEAHSAAQAEAMQRLYEKAGARRVIEETARLLGQKDQLDDLTVRQLEKVRLAAAESPGTLPDVVKARTEAEAKQSAAQDGFAYTLRRDGKPDEHPTANDIDRVLVNSKDLGERLAYWEVSKSIGAPLRPGILKLRDLRNQLARAMGFDDFFALQVADYGMTTAEMVALCDRLAAEVRPLYEQLHTWAKHALAKRYGVDAPAGKIPAHWLPNRWGQNWPSLVEGVDMDAPFKGKPKEYIAEQAERFYASLGFPKLPQSFWRKSDLYPADPKSGRKKNSHASAWHIDLREDVRSLMSIEPDNRWFTTAHHELGHIYYYISYSRPEVPYLLRAGANRAFHEGIGDLIGLAAGQRPYLKSVGLLTPEAEKAPAITFLLDTALDGSSAVFLPFAAGTMTHFERDFYAGKIGDEKLNEGWWRHVGHFQGIAPPGDRPEALCDAATKTHINDDPAQYYDYAIGTVIKFQLHDHIAREILRQDPRECNYFGDEKVGDFLRGILRLGATRDWNAVLREATGEGLTARPLVAYFEPLMEWLRKENAGREVGWS; encoded by the coding sequence ATGACGCAAGCGGAAGGTCGCGGGGTCGATCGTCGGGAGTTCCTCCGCGCGGGCATGGCGGCCGCGGCCGCCGTCGCGGCGTCGCCGGGCGCGGCCATGGCCGCGAGGCCCCCGATCCAGGAGGTCGCCGAGGCCATCCTGGAGGAGTACGTCCGCGACGTCCTGCCGCTGATGGTCGCGTCCAACGAGGCCTCGTGGGCGGCCTCCACGGACGTCTCCGAGGCGCACTCCGCCGCGCAGGCGGAGGCCATGCAGAGGCTCTACGAGAAGGCCGGCGCCCGCCGCGTCATCGAGGAGACCGCCCGCCTTCTCGGCCAGAAGGACCAGCTCGACGACCTCACCGTCCGTCAGCTCGAGAAGGTCCGCCTCGCCGCCGCCGAGTCCCCCGGCACGCTGCCCGACGTCGTCAAGGCCCGCACCGAGGCCGAGGCGAAGCAATCCGCCGCGCAGGATGGATTCGCCTACACGCTGAGGCGCGACGGCAAGCCGGACGAGCACCCCACCGCCAACGACATCGACCGCGTCCTCGTCAATTCGAAGGACCTGGGCGAGCGGCTCGCCTACTGGGAGGTCTCCAAGTCCATCGGCGCGCCCCTGCGGCCGGGCATCCTCAAGCTCCGCGACCTCCGCAACCAGCTCGCCCGCGCCATGGGCTTCGACGACTTCTTCGCCCTCCAGGTCGCCGACTACGGCATGACCACCGCGGAGATGGTCGCCCTCTGCGACCGGCTCGCCGCCGAGGTCAGGCCGCTCTACGAGCAGCTCCACACCTGGGCGAAGCACGCGCTCGCGAAGCGGTACGGCGTGGACGCGCCCGCCGGCAAGATCCCGGCGCACTGGCTGCCCAACCGCTGGGGCCAGAACTGGCCCAGCCTGGTGGAGGGCGTGGACATGGACGCCCCGTTCAAGGGCAAGCCGAAGGAGTACATCGCCGAGCAGGCCGAGCGGTTCTACGCCTCGCTCGGGTTCCCGAAGCTGCCGCAGTCGTTCTGGCGGAAGTCCGACCTGTACCCGGCCGACCCGAAGTCCGGCCGGAAGAAGAACAGCCACGCGAGCGCCTGGCACATCGACCTCCGCGAGGACGTCCGCAGCCTGATGTCCATCGAGCCGGACAACCGCTGGTTCACCACGGCGCACCACGAGCTCGGGCATATTTATTACTACATCAGCTACTCCCGCCCGGAGGTCCCCTACCTGCTCCGAGCGGGGGCCAACCGGGCCTTCCACGAGGGCATCGGCGACCTCATCGGCCTGGCCGCCGGGCAGCGCCCGTACCTCAAGTCGGTCGGGCTGCTGACGCCGGAGGCGGAGAAGGCCCCGGCGATCACCTTCCTGTTGGACACGGCGCTCGACGGCTCGTCCGCCGTCTTCCTCCCGTTCGCCGCCGGCACGATGACCCACTTCGAGCGCGACTTCTACGCCGGCAAGATCGGCGACGAGAAGCTCAACGAGGGCTGGTGGCGGCACGTCGGCCATTTCCAGGGGATCGCCCCGCCCGGCGACCGCCCGGAGGCCCTCTGCGACGCGGCGACCAAGACGCACATCAACGACGACCCCGCGCAATACTATGACTACGCGATCGGCACCGTGATCAAGTTCCAGCTCCACGACCACATCGCCCGCGAGATCCTCAGGCAGGACCCGCGCGAGTGCAACTACTTCGGCGATGAGAAGGTCGGCGACTTCCTCAGGGGGATCCTGCGCCTGGGCGCCACGAGGGACTGGAACGCCGTCCTCCGCGAGGCGACCGGCGAGGGCCTCACCGCCCGGCCGCTCGTCGCCTACTTCGAGCCGCTCATGGAGTGGCTCCGGAAGGAGAACGCGGGCCGCGAGGTGGGATGGAGCTGA